The following proteins are co-located in the Mesorhizobium australicum WSM2073 genome:
- the lpxA gene encoding acyl-ACP--UDP-N-acetylglucosamine O-acyltransferase has product MKIKTSIHPSSVVEEGAQIGQGVRIGPFCHVSADAVIGDGVELVSHVSVMGATTIGASTKVYPMATLGAPPQNTKHKGGRTTLVIGANCTIREGVTMHVGTDTSRGETTVGDNGNFLAYAHIAHDCAVGNNATFANGATLGGHCEIGNNVYIGGLSAVHQFVRVGDNAFLGGCSAFVGDVIPYAIAVGNRASLRGLNIIGLKRAGLPRSEIHLLRKAYKTIFDRSRTVGENIEFAKVEFASSPTAMKIIDFITSRGKRHYAVPSLKGGGGDDADDEG; this is encoded by the coding sequence ATGAAAATCAAGACGTCAATCCATCCTTCCTCCGTCGTGGAAGAAGGCGCCCAGATCGGCCAGGGTGTGCGCATTGGGCCGTTCTGCCACGTCAGCGCCGATGCCGTGATCGGCGACGGGGTCGAACTGGTCAGCCATGTCTCGGTGATGGGCGCGACCACTATCGGGGCGTCGACCAAGGTCTATCCGATGGCGACACTGGGCGCACCGCCGCAAAACACCAAGCACAAGGGCGGCCGCACGACGCTGGTCATCGGCGCCAACTGCACCATCCGCGAAGGCGTGACCATGCATGTCGGCACCGACACCAGCCGTGGCGAAACCACGGTCGGCGACAATGGCAATTTTCTCGCCTACGCCCATATCGCCCATGACTGCGCCGTCGGCAACAACGCCACCTTCGCCAATGGGGCGACATTGGGCGGCCACTGCGAGATCGGCAACAACGTCTATATTGGCGGCCTCAGCGCCGTCCATCAATTCGTGCGCGTGGGTGACAACGCCTTTCTTGGCGGGTGCTCGGCTTTTGTCGGTGATGTCATTCCCTATGCCATCGCGGTCGGTAACCGCGCCAGCCTGCGCGGCTTGAACATCATCGGGCTCAAGCGCGCCGGTCTGCCGCGTTCCGAAATCCATCTGCTGCGCAAGGCCTACAAGACGATCTTCGACCGCTCCCGCACCGTCGGCGAGAACATCGAGTTCGCCAAGGTGGAGTTCGCCTCGTCGCCGACAGCGATGAAGATCATCGACTTCATCACCAGTCGCGGCAAGCGGCACTATGCGGTGCCATCGCTCAAGGGCGGCGGTGGCGACGATGCCGATGACGAAGGCTGA
- a CDS encoding LpxI family protein — translation MTKAETAGAGLDLPPGARVGIIAGGGSLPVEVAAGLAGQGHPPFVVLMDGEADRLAELCRYEHETLALEAIGSLIPLLKRNRITHLVLAGEIKRRPRLTQMHPSLSLLAVIPVVVMALARGDDGLLKVVARGLEARGIKVVGAHEIVPNLVAAEGVLTRATPRKSDWRDIEAGFAAAKAIGALDIGQAAIAVGGRTIALEGIEGTAGLLDRARLLRGHGRIAGKTRGVLVKCTKPGQELRADLPSMGPQTVEAAHAAGLAGIAVEAGRSLILEGPATLSRANDLGLFIVGLAATESGHG, via the coding sequence ATGACGAAGGCTGAGACAGCCGGGGCTGGTCTCGATCTCCCGCCTGGTGCCAGGGTCGGCATCATCGCCGGGGGCGGCAGCCTTCCGGTCGAAGTCGCTGCCGGTTTGGCCGGACAGGGTCATCCGCCCTTCGTCGTGCTCATGGACGGTGAGGCCGACCGCCTGGCTGAATTGTGCCGTTACGAGCATGAGACCCTTGCCCTGGAGGCGATAGGATCGCTCATTCCGCTGCTCAAGCGCAACCGGATTACGCATCTGGTGCTTGCCGGCGAGATAAAGCGCAGGCCAAGGCTGACACAGATGCATCCAAGCCTCAGCCTGCTCGCTGTGATACCCGTCGTCGTCATGGCGTTGGCACGCGGCGACGATGGACTGCTCAAGGTGGTGGCGCGCGGGCTCGAGGCCCGGGGGATAAAGGTCGTGGGCGCCCACGAGATCGTGCCGAACCTTGTCGCCGCCGAAGGGGTGTTGACCAGGGCCACGCCCCGGAAGTCGGACTGGCGCGACATCGAGGCAGGTTTTGCCGCGGCAAAAGCCATCGGGGCGCTGGATATCGGCCAGGCGGCGATCGCGGTCGGCGGCCGGACCATCGCGCTTGAAGGCATCGAGGGCACGGCCGGATTGCTGGACCGCGCCAGGCTGCTGCGCGGCCACGGCCGTATCGCCGGCAAAACGCGCGGCGTGCTGGTCAAATGCACCAAGCCTGGCCAGGAGCTGCGCGCGGATCTTCCTTCCATGGGGCCCCAGACGGTAGAAGCAGCGCATGCGGCCGGGCTTGCCGGCATTGCCGTCGAGGCGGGACGCTCCCTGATCCTCGAAGGTCCCGCAACCCTCTCGCGTGCCAATGACCTTGGGCTGTTCATTGTCGGTCTGGCCGCAACGGAGTCAGGTCATGGCTGA
- the lpxB gene encoding lipid-A-disaccharide synthase, translating to MADRALKIAIVAGEESGDLLGADIVQSLRQITGREVQLVGLGGRHLQALGLVSPFDASEVALMGFSAVLRDLPRLMRRIGQLAGLVADAKPDCLVTIDSPDFSLRVAKKVRAANPTIPIVHYVCPSVWAWRPGRAVAMKPYVDHILCILPFEVKELDRLGGPPGTYVGHRLTHDPGVLSAARAQAQPRDLSPDRVKTLLVLPGSRRGEVRRLLEPFGETVSMLRARGHRLRLMLPTVPHVADTVRSAVTRWDEKPEIILEPERKWQAFGKADAALIASGTVSLELALSGVPMISCYRLDPVARAVARYFVSVWSALLPNLISDRALIPEFYDEYVRPNNLARQLEALLADSGMRAWQKDGFAEISRRMATDKPSGEIAAQVVMGCIKRVSRQ from the coding sequence ATGGCTGACAGGGCGCTGAAGATCGCGATCGTCGCGGGCGAGGAGTCAGGCGACCTGCTTGGCGCCGACATTGTCCAGTCGCTGCGCCAAATAACAGGACGCGAGGTGCAGCTCGTCGGCCTCGGTGGCCGCCACCTGCAGGCGCTTGGGCTGGTTTCGCCGTTCGACGCCAGCGAGGTCGCGCTGATGGGGTTCAGCGCCGTCCTGCGTGACCTGCCGCGCCTGATGCGGCGGATCGGTCAGCTGGCGGGGCTGGTTGCGGATGCCAAGCCGGACTGCCTCGTCACCATCGACAGCCCCGATTTTTCGCTGCGCGTCGCCAAAAAGGTGCGCGCCGCCAACCCGACGATCCCGATCGTCCACTATGTCTGCCCGAGCGTCTGGGCATGGCGGCCGGGCAGGGCGGTGGCGATGAAGCCGTATGTCGATCACATCCTGTGCATCCTGCCGTTCGAAGTGAAGGAGCTCGATCGGCTGGGTGGCCCGCCCGGCACCTATGTCGGCCATCGCCTGACGCATGATCCAGGCGTGCTGTCGGCCGCCAGGGCGCAGGCCCAGCCGCGTGATCTTTCACCAGACCGCGTGAAGACGCTGCTTGTCCTGCCCGGCTCGCGGCGCGGCGAGGTGCGACGGCTGCTCGAGCCGTTCGGCGAGACCGTGTCGATGCTGCGGGCACGCGGGCATCGGCTTCGGCTGATGTTGCCGACGGTGCCGCATGTCGCGGACACCGTACGATCCGCGGTCACGCGCTGGGATGAAAAACCCGAGATTATCCTGGAACCGGAGCGCAAATGGCAGGCCTTCGGCAAGGCCGACGCGGCGTTGATCGCGTCCGGCACCGTCTCCCTGGAACTGGCACTGTCGGGCGTGCCGATGATCTCTTGCTACCGGCTCGACCCTGTCGCACGCGCCGTGGCGCGGTATTTCGTTTCCGTCTGGTCGGCGCTGCTGCCCAACCTGATCTCGGATCGCGCACTGATCCCGGAGTTCTACGACGAATACGTCAGGCCGAACAATCTGGCACGCCAGCTGGAAGCGCTGTTGGCCGACAGTGGCATGCGCGCCTGGCAGAAAGACGGGTTCGCCGAGATTTCACGGCGCATGGCAACGGACAAACCGTCCGGTGAGATCGCGGCGCAGGTGGTGATGGGGTGTATCAAGAGAGTGAGTAGGCAGTAG
- the gltA gene encoding citrate synthase — MTEAAKKLDVGGQEATATLEFAGKTHEFKVRSGSVGPDVIDIASLYSTTGAFTYDPGFTSTASCESEITFIDGDAGILLHRGYPIDQLAEHGDFLEVCYLLLYGELPTKAQKDDFDYRVTRHTMVHEQMSRFFTGFRRDAHPMAVMCGVVGALSAFYHDSTDISDPYQRMVASMRLIAKMPTIAAMAYKYHIGQPFIYPKNDLGFAANFLHMCFAVPCEEYKINPVLARAMERIFILHADHEQNASTSTVRLAGSSGANPFACIAAGIACLWGPAHGGANEAALNMLGEIGHVDHIPEFIARAKDKNDPFRLMGFGHRVYKNYDPRAKIMQKTAHEVLGELGIKDDPLLDIAMELEKIALTDPYFIEKKLYPNVDFYSGITLKALGFPTTMFTVLFAVARTVGWIAQWKEMIEDPRQKIGRPRQLYTGAPERDYVPIAKR, encoded by the coding sequence ATGACCGAAGCTGCGAAAAAACTGGATGTGGGCGGCCAAGAGGCCACGGCGACGCTGGAATTCGCCGGCAAGACTCACGAATTCAAGGTGCGAAGCGGCTCGGTCGGACCTGACGTCATCGACATCGCCTCGCTCTACAGCACCACCGGCGCCTTCACCTATGACCCGGGCTTCACCTCGACGGCAAGCTGCGAGTCGGAAATCACCTTCATCGATGGCGACGCCGGCATCCTCCTGCATCGGGGCTATCCGATCGACCAGTTGGCCGAACATGGCGACTTCCTCGAAGTCTGCTACCTCCTGCTCTACGGCGAATTGCCGACCAAGGCGCAGAAGGACGATTTTGACTACCGCGTAACGCGCCACACAATGGTGCACGAGCAGATGTCGCGCTTTTTCACCGGCTTCCGCCGCGACGCGCACCCGATGGCGGTGATGTGCGGCGTGGTTGGCGCGCTGTCGGCCTTCTATCATGACTCGACCGACATCTCCGACCCGTACCAGCGCATGGTTGCCTCCATGCGCCTGATCGCCAAAATGCCGACGATCGCGGCCATGGCCTACAAGTACCACATCGGCCAGCCCTTTATTTATCCGAAGAACGATCTCGGTTTCGCGGCAAACTTCCTGCACATGTGCTTTGCCGTGCCGTGCGAGGAGTACAAGATCAACCCGGTGCTGGCGCGCGCCATGGAGCGTATCTTCATTCTGCATGCCGATCATGAGCAGAACGCTTCGACCTCGACCGTTCGCCTCGCCGGTTCCTCGGGCGCCAACCCGTTCGCCTGCATCGCCGCCGGGATTGCTTGCCTGTGGGGCCCGGCCCATGGCGGCGCCAACGAAGCGGCGCTCAACATGCTGGGCGAGATCGGGCATGTCGATCACATCCCGGAATTCATCGCCCGCGCCAAGGACAAGAACGATCCGTTCCGCCTGATGGGCTTTGGCCACCGCGTCTACAAGAACTACGATCCGCGTGCCAAGATCATGCAGAAGACGGCGCATGAGGTTCTGGGCGAACTCGGCATCAAGGACGATCCGCTGCTCGACATCGCGATGGAACTGGAAAAGATCGCGCTGACCGATCCCTATTTCATCGAGAAGAAACTCTACCCGAACGTCGACTTCTATTCCGGCATCACGCTGAAGGCGCTGGGCTTCCCCACCACCATGTTCACCGTGCTGTTCGCGGTTGCCCGCACGGTCGGCTGGATCGCCCAGTGGAAGGAAATGATCGAGGATCCACGCCAGAAGATCGGCCGTCCGCGCCAGCTCTATACCGGTGCGCCAGAGCGCGACTACGTGCCGATCGCCAAGCGCTGA
- the gltX gene encoding glutamate--tRNA ligase, with the protein MPDKVITRFAPSPTGYLHIGGARTALFNWLYAKHTGGTMLLRIEDTDRERSTDAATSAILDGLTWLGLSWDGDAVSQFERAPRHREVAEELVRLGKAYYSYETSAELEAMREAARAKGLPPRYNGHWRDRDPSEAPSGVKGAIRIKAPTEGETVVQDRVQGDVRFPNKDLDDFIILRSDGNPTYMHAVVVDDHDMGVTHIIRGDDHLTNAARQTVIYNAMGWDVPSMSHIPLIHGADGAKLSKRHGALGVEAYRAMGYLPEALLNYLARLGWSHGDDEIMSIEDMVSWFDIGDVNKGAARFDFAKLEAINGAHMRRMADTELFDIFIATLPYLEGGPAMAARLDDKNKAQLLAALPGLKERAKTLVELVDGAGFLFAARPLPIDDKAALLLNDDARKILRGAHEALKSLSGDWTAATAEAAIRDFASAGGHKLGAVAQPLRAALTGKSTSPGVFDVLAVLGREESLARIADQID; encoded by the coding sequence ATGCCCGACAAGGTCATCACCCGTTTTGCCCCCTCGCCGACCGGCTATCTGCACATCGGCGGCGCGCGCACGGCGCTCTTCAACTGGCTCTATGCAAAGCATACCGGCGGCACGATGCTGCTGCGCATCGAGGACACCGATCGCGAGCGTTCGACCGATGCGGCCACATCGGCCATTCTCGATGGCCTGACCTGGCTTGGCCTTTCGTGGGACGGTGACGCGGTCTCCCAATTCGAGCGCGCGCCGCGCCATCGCGAGGTGGCCGAGGAGCTGGTGCGCCTGGGCAAGGCCTATTACAGCTACGAGACTTCAGCCGAGCTGGAGGCAATGCGCGAGGCTGCACGCGCCAAGGGCCTGCCGCCACGCTATAACGGCCATTGGCGTGACCGCGACCCCTCGGAGGCGCCGTCCGGCGTCAAGGGCGCCATCCGCATCAAGGCACCGACCGAGGGCGAGACGGTGGTGCAGGACCGGGTCCAGGGAGACGTGCGCTTCCCCAACAAGGATCTCGACGACTTCATCATCCTGCGTTCGGACGGCAACCCGACCTACATGCATGCCGTCGTCGTCGACGATCACGACATGGGCGTCACCCACATCATCCGTGGCGACGATCACCTGACCAACGCCGCCCGCCAGACCGTGATCTACAACGCCATGGGCTGGGACGTGCCGTCGATGTCGCATATCCCGCTGATCCACGGCGCCGACGGCGCCAAGCTGTCGAAGCGCCACGGCGCGCTCGGCGTCGAAGCCTATCGCGCCATGGGCTATCTGCCGGAGGCGCTGCTCAATTACCTTGCGCGGCTCGGCTGGAGCCATGGCGACGACGAGATCATGTCGATCGAGGACATGGTCTCGTGGTTCGACATTGGCGACGTCAACAAGGGCGCGGCGCGCTTCGACTTCGCCAAGCTGGAAGCGATCAACGGCGCCCATATGCGACGTATGGCCGACACCGAGCTGTTCGATATCTTCATCGCCACCTTGCCCTATCTGGAGGGCGGTCCGGCGATGGCGGCGCGCCTCGACGACAAGAACAAGGCGCAGCTGCTGGCAGCACTTCCGGGCCTGAAGGAGCGCGCCAAGACGCTGGTCGAGCTTGTCGACGGTGCCGGCTTCCTGTTTGCCGCGCGGCCGCTGCCGATCGACGACAAGGCGGCACTCCTGCTCAATGACGACGCGCGCAAGATCCTGCGTGGCGCTCACGAAGCTTTGAAGTCGCTGTCAGGCGACTGGACGGCGGCCACGGCCGAGGCCGCGATCCGCGACTTTGCGTCGGCTGGCGGCCACAAGCTTGGCGCCGTGGCCCAGCCGTTGCGGGCTGCGTTGACCGGCAAGAGCACGTCACCGGGCGTATTCGACGTGCTTGCCGTTCTGGGGCGTGAGGAAAGCCTGGCGCGCATAGCGGATCAAATCGATTAG
- a CDS encoding ComEC/Rec2 family competence protein — protein MTGRGRGSDRGEDAAIGVSERSLFAAPATIPLPSPLVAAPETRSLQAGGQAPAPAPAAGRIVRVRRQVGLVSLPRLRHGVARAAELELDRGIAFLLVPVCLAVGAIAYFSLASEPDFSKSVAVVVLMAVCAFVSRSWSKTHLCFMAVLLCALGLLAAKVETWRAGTRMLGSEISTQLTGRVVSIEEMESGRIRLTMDVISTARPKLRYAPERVRLSARKIPPGMTAGSLITGYAKLLPPTGPVRPDSYDFSFDSYFAGIGGSGFFLGNPTVVSADDGEMPLSARLFSGIENARESIADHIRGSVGGAEGEIAAALIVGVRAGIPDEINEAMRRTGIYHIISISGLHMALVAGTIMGLLRGAFALFPDFSARRPVKKYAAAAALFSIAAYLIISGVVVAAERSFIMLAVMLIAVFFDRAALTMRNLGISAIAVILVSPHEVVGPSFQMSFAATAALVGAYAGWADHRAGKTRPPPPKRSLPGFLTRKFLLATGGLAMTSIIAGSATALFAIWHFQRVSPLSLFANLAVMPIVSVVMFLAVASALLMPFGLDWPALYLMGKGLTAMIAVSAWISERSPVDGVGLISQQSVLLVTVALVIATMATTWLRLAALPFALAGLLTVSHTRAPDVLISEDARLVALPIGNGELAVNRERPNEFATDNWKRALISETIVKPEMFDTTDRQFDVASPTDLPPGSPFYCREGLCLARHPSGAIIAYVEDRKTTWKACAFADLIIVNDATAYDACHNPLVLVVTKRQLARKGSAAVFFNPQSATTRAAIAFAVDGPYRPWHEQRKFSREARGLPPYKKPDKPDNKPVQ, from the coding sequence ATGACTGGACGAGGCCGGGGCTCGGATCGGGGCGAGGATGCCGCTATCGGCGTCAGCGAGCGATCCCTGTTTGCGGCGCCTGCGACGATCCCACTGCCATCTCCGCTCGTGGCTGCACCCGAAACCAGGTCGCTGCAGGCAGGTGGGCAGGCGCCGGCGCCGGCTCCTGCCGCGGGCAGGATCGTGCGCGTGCGCCGGCAAGTCGGCCTGGTATCCTTGCCTCGCCTGCGCCATGGCGTGGCCCGGGCGGCGGAACTTGAACTCGACCGGGGCATCGCGTTCCTGCTGGTGCCGGTCTGTCTGGCCGTTGGGGCGATCGCCTATTTCTCGCTGGCATCCGAGCCCGACTTTTCAAAATCCGTCGCGGTCGTGGTGCTGATGGCGGTCTGTGCCTTCGTCTCGCGCTCCTGGTCGAAAACCCATCTGTGTTTCATGGCAGTGCTGTTGTGCGCGCTGGGCCTGCTCGCGGCGAAGGTCGAAACATGGCGAGCCGGAACCCGGATGCTGGGTTCGGAAATCTCCACGCAACTGACCGGCCGCGTGGTCTCGATCGAGGAGATGGAGAGCGGCCGCATCCGGCTGACCATGGACGTGATTTCGACCGCCCGGCCGAAACTGCGCTATGCGCCGGAAAGGGTCCGGCTTTCCGCACGCAAGATACCGCCGGGAATGACCGCCGGCTCGCTCATCACAGGCTACGCCAAACTGTTGCCGCCGACCGGCCCGGTGCGGCCGGACAGCTACGACTTCTCTTTCGACAGCTATTTCGCCGGCATCGGCGGCAGCGGCTTCTTTCTCGGCAATCCAACGGTTGTTTCCGCCGACGACGGTGAGATGCCGCTATCGGCTCGCCTTTTTTCAGGCATCGAAAATGCCCGCGAATCCATCGCCGACCACATCAGGGGCAGCGTCGGCGGCGCTGAAGGCGAGATCGCGGCGGCGCTGATCGTCGGCGTGCGCGCCGGCATACCCGATGAAATCAATGAAGCGATGCGGCGTACCGGCATCTATCACATCATCTCTATTTCGGGACTGCATATGGCGCTTGTGGCCGGCACCATCATGGGTCTGCTGCGTGGTGCCTTCGCGCTGTTTCCAGACTTTTCCGCGCGCCGGCCGGTGAAGAAATACGCGGCCGCCGCCGCACTGTTCTCGATCGCGGCCTATCTCATCATTTCCGGTGTCGTCGTTGCCGCCGAACGCAGCTTCATCATGCTGGCGGTGATGCTGATTGCCGTCTTCTTCGATCGCGCTGCGCTGACCATGCGCAATCTGGGGATCTCGGCGATCGCCGTCATCCTGGTCTCGCCGCACGAGGTCGTCGGCCCGAGCTTTCAGATGTCGTTCGCCGCGACCGCGGCCCTGGTTGGCGCTTATGCCGGCTGGGCCGATCACCGTGCGGGAAAGACGCGGCCACCGCCGCCAAAGCGATCGCTGCCCGGGTTCCTGACGCGAAAATTCCTGCTGGCGACAGGTGGATTGGCCATGACGTCCATTATCGCCGGCAGCGCCACGGCACTGTTTGCCATCTGGCATTTCCAGCGGGTATCGCCGCTCAGCCTGTTCGCCAATCTGGCCGTGATGCCTATCGTGTCGGTCGTGATGTTCCTGGCCGTCGCCAGCGCGCTGTTGATGCCATTCGGACTGGATTGGCCGGCTCTCTACCTCATGGGCAAGGGCCTGACAGCAATGATCGCCGTGTCGGCGTGGATATCGGAGCGCTCTCCGGTCGATGGAGTCGGGCTGATTTCGCAGCAATCCGTGCTGCTGGTCACCGTCGCGCTGGTTATCGCGACGATGGCGACGACATGGCTGCGGCTCGCGGCGCTGCCATTCGCGCTCGCCGGCCTGTTGACTGTGTCGCACACACGCGCGCCCGATGTGCTGATCTCGGAAGATGCGCGGCTGGTCGCGCTGCCGATCGGCAATGGCGAACTGGCCGTCAACCGGGAACGTCCGAACGAATTCGCAACCGACAACTGGAAGCGCGCCCTGATCTCCGAAACAATCGTCAAACCGGAAATGTTCGACACGACAGACAGGCAATTCGATGTTGCCAGTCCCACCGACCTGCCGCCGGGATCGCCCTTCTACTGCCGCGAAGGCCTGTGCCTTGCCAGGCACCCTTCCGGCGCGATCATTGCCTATGTCGAGGACCGCAAGACCACCTGGAAAGCCTGCGCTTTCGCCGACCTGATCATCGTCAATGACGCAACCGCCTATGACGCCTGCCACAATCCACTGGTTCTCGTCGTCACCAAACGGCAGCTCGCCCGCAAGGGAAGCGCTGCCGTCTTCTTCAATCCCCAGTCGGCCACGACCCGGGCCGCGATCGCGTTTGCCGTCGACGGACCATACCGGCCCTGGCACGAACAGCGAAAATTCTCACGCGAGGCGAGGGGGCTGCCGCCGTACAAAAAACCCGACAAGCCCGATAACAAGCCGGTTCAGTAG
- the lexA gene encoding transcriptional repressor LexA yields MLTRKQHELLMFIHERLKESGIPPSFDEMKEALDLASKSGIHRLITALEERGFIRRLPNRARALEVLRLPDSIAPGLNAAKKFSPSVIQGSLGQGSLGRQIRPAAAPSRLPAAGNDDDAVSAVSIPVMGRIAAGVPIDAIQHQTHSISVPPDMIMGGEHYALEVKGDSMIEAGIFDGDTVIIRNADTASPGEIIVALVDEEEATLKRFRRKGASIALEAANPAYETRIFGPDRVKVQGKLVGLIRRY; encoded by the coding sequence ATGCTGACACGCAAGCAACATGAACTGCTGATGTTCATCCACGAACGGCTCAAGGAAAGCGGGATACCGCCTTCCTTCGACGAGATGAAGGAAGCACTCGATCTTGCCTCCAAGTCGGGGATCCATCGCCTGATCACGGCCCTGGAGGAGCGCGGCTTCATTCGCCGGCTACCCAATCGGGCGCGCGCGCTGGAAGTGCTGCGGCTGCCGGACTCGATCGCGCCGGGCCTCAATGCGGCAAAGAAGTTCTCGCCAAGCGTCATCCAAGGCAGCCTTGGCCAAGGCAGTCTCGGACGCCAGATCAGGCCGGCCGCTGCGCCTTCGCGCCTGCCCGCGGCCGGCAACGACGACGACGCGGTTTCAGCCGTGTCCATCCCGGTCATGGGCCGTATCGCCGCCGGTGTGCCGATCGATGCCATCCAGCATCAGACGCATTCGATCTCGGTGCCGCCGGACATGATCATGGGCGGCGAGCACTATGCGTTGGAGGTCAAGGGCGACTCGATGATCGAGGCTGGTATCTTCGATGGAGACACGGTCATTATCCGCAATGCCGACACGGCAAGCCCGGGCGAAATTATCGTGGCACTGGTCGACGAAGAGGAAGCGACACTGAAGCGGTTCCGCCGCAAAGGCGCTTCGATCGCGCTCGAGGCCGCCAATCCAGCCTACGAAACGCGCATTTTCGGGCCGGACAGGGTCAAGGTACAAGGCAAGCTGGTCGGGTTGATCAGGCGCTACTGA
- a CDS encoding GntR family transcriptional regulator: MLNETSSTKTEAAYQLLRRDILTTRLMPGAPLKLSALRGTYGVGWTPLREALSRLEAERLVTAISNRGFAVAPVSRAELEDLARARMVVEIPLFLESMEKGGREWEDAVVTAHYRLSRCKTAVDDPSDAAVDRWDENHEAFHAALLSAATCDWLLRFRSTISDQLRRHHRFLGLAPTLRAAAGLKDGYEEAIEALREAIAIEHHTAIMEAALDRDVERAKALMTAHIGYTLHVYVHSEDSGATRYAARAGSLKAGSG, translated from the coding sequence ATGCTGAATGAAACGAGTTCCACAAAAACGGAAGCCGCCTATCAGCTGTTGCGGCGCGACATCCTGACCACGCGCCTCATGCCCGGCGCCCCGCTCAAACTGAGTGCGCTGCGCGGCACCTATGGCGTCGGCTGGACACCGTTGCGCGAAGCCCTGTCGCGGCTCGAGGCCGAACGCCTGGTCACCGCGATCAGCAATCGTGGTTTTGCCGTGGCTCCGGTGTCGCGGGCCGAGCTGGAGGATCTGGCACGCGCCAGGATGGTGGTCGAGATACCCCTGTTCCTCGAATCGATGGAAAAAGGCGGCAGGGAGTGGGAGGATGCCGTGGTCACCGCCCACTACCGGCTCTCGCGTTGCAAGACGGCGGTCGACGATCCCTCGGACGCGGCCGTCGACAGATGGGACGAGAACCACGAGGCTTTCCATGCGGCGCTGCTGAGCGCCGCCACATGCGACTGGCTGTTGCGGTTCCGCTCGACGATCTCGGATCAGCTGCGCCGGCATCATCGCTTCCTTGGTCTGGCGCCGACACTGCGGGCCGCGGCCGGCCTCAAGGATGGCTATGAAGAGGCAATCGAAGCGCTACGCGAAGCGATTGCGATCGAACACCATACCGCGATCATGGAAGCGGCGCTCGACCGTGACGTCGAGCGGGCCAAGGCGCTGATGACGGCGCATATCGGCTACACACTGCACGTCTATGTCCACAGCGAAGACAGCGGCGCTACCAGATACGCCGCTCGCGCCGGCAGCTTGAAGGCGGGTTCGGGATAA
- a CDS encoding ABC transporter substrate-binding protein → MLKSKSAWLSGLALAGALMVSAGSAAADQIRIGIANFGEHPQLNAAIAGFKKALTDNGFVEGKDVVYTESHTNFDASLVPQMIAKLQAEQPKLIYTITTPVSQIAKKALAGSGIPIVFAAVTDPVAAKLVPSWDAGDEGMTGASDLQDVAAVMAFTKKLLPNAKRFGVPYNPGEANDVALVEKIKAAAPAAGFEVVEVGIDNVNDIQQRIASLAGKADVIYGPASNLIQPAIAAVSAAARQAGIPVVNSDDSAVRNGTVPASFAVNYTQVGVNAGNIAAEILKGKDPKTIAPSRPAYKDHMATISRKAMAAFGIEIPASMADCGCIVD, encoded by the coding sequence ATGTTGAAGTCGAAATCCGCTTGGTTGTCGGGCTTGGCCCTGGCAGGCGCATTGATGGTCAGTGCCGGCAGTGCCGCGGCCGATCAGATCCGTATCGGCATTGCCAATTTCGGCGAGCATCCGCAATTGAACGCCGCCATAGCCGGCTTCAAGAAGGCGCTGACGGATAACGGCTTCGTCGAGGGCAAGGACGTCGTCTACACGGAGAGCCACACCAATTTCGATGCGTCGCTGGTGCCGCAGATGATCGCCAAGCTGCAGGCCGAGCAGCCCAAGCTGATCTACACCATCACCACGCCGGTCTCACAGATCGCCAAGAAAGCGCTCGCCGGTTCCGGCATTCCGATCGTTTTTGCCGCGGTCACCGATCCGGTGGCGGCCAAGCTGGTGCCGTCATGGGACGCCGGAGACGAAGGCATGACCGGCGCCAGCGATCTGCAGGACGTCGCCGCGGTGATGGCCTTCACCAAGAAGCTGCTGCCGAACGCCAAGCGCTTCGGCGTGCCTTATAATCCCGGTGAGGCCAATGACGTTGCCTTGGTCGAAAAGATCAAGGCGGCGGCACCGGCCGCCGGTTTCGAGGTGGTGGAGGTCGGCATCGACAACGTCAATGACATCCAGCAACGCATCGCTTCGCTCGCCGGCAAGGCCGACGTGATCTACGGCCCGGCCTCGAACCTGATCCAGCCGGCGATCGCCGCTGTCTCCGCGGCCGCCCGCCAGGCCGGTATCCCGGTCGTCAACTCCGATGACAGTGCGGTCCGTAACGGCACCGTGCCGGCGAGCTTCGCGGTCAATTACACGCAGGTCGGCGTCAACGCCGGCAACATCGCCGCCGAGATCCTCAAGGGCAAGGATCCCAAGACGATCGCGCCGTCGCGCCCGGCCTACAAGGACCACATGGCAACGATCTCGCGCAAGGCGATGGCCGCGTTCGGCATCGAGATACCGGCTTCAATGGCCGATTGCGGCTGCATCGTCGACTAA